The nucleotide sequence GGCGCCGGCTCACGCGGCCGGCCGGTCACGACGCCGGCAGCTGCTTGCCGTAGTCCACCGTGTCGTCCTTCGCCGGTTCCTCCAGGACGAAGTCCTTGCCCCAGGAGGAGAAACTCAGGGTGCCGGCGCCTCCCGCGCGCTCCAGGCGCAGCGGGTAGGGCTTGCCCTCCAGCGACACGTCAAGAGTGCCGCCCGAGCCGCCGTCGCCGGTGATGCGGATCGTGCGCACCCCCGACTGTTCGTGGTGGCCGTCGGTGGCCAGGGTCCCGTGCAGGGTCAGCAGACCGTCGAGGAGGAGGTCCTTGTCCGTGAAGCCGCTGAACTTCTTGTACGAGGGGTCGCCCGACGGCACCTTGACGTACTTGCCGCCCAGCTTGTCGCCGGCCGCCGTGTCCGCGCCGCCGTCGCCGGACTTGCCGTCCTGCTTGTCCCAGAACGCCGCGTCGGCCTTCAGGAACAGCTGCTCGCCGACCCGCAGCAGATGGAAGGTGGCTCCTTCCGCGGTGACCGACCCGCTGCCGCCGTCCGCCTTCAGCCGCATGTCGACCTTGTACGTGTGCCCGCTGGTGACCACGCTGCCGGACAGCCGCACCGCGTCCACGGCGCCCGCCGCCGACTTCGTCCGCGCCTGGATCTGCGCGGGGGACAGTTTGCCCACCCCGTTGGTGCCCGCGTCCGGGTCCTCGGCGCAGCCGGTCAGTCCCGTGGTCATGCCCAGCACCAGTGCGCACATCGCGCCCACCAGCGTGGCCCGGCGGGTTCGGCCCTGGGGAATCGCAGTCACGAAGACGGCTGCCTTTCTGCGGGGGTGTGCTGAGCGGCGTACGGCAGCGTACCGGGGCCGCGGCCGGGCGGCGGAGCCAGTCCGTCCGGACCGCCCACCAGGGCGGATCCGATCGGGACGGGCTAGCCTGAAGCCCGCACAGGCGGGCAATCGGGAAAAGAACATCACCGGCAACAGCAGCGGCACAGAAGGAGGTCCGGTCATGGCGGCGGGCGCCCCGCGGATCTTCGTGTCCCACCTCTCCGGCGTTCCCGTCTTCGACCCGAGCGGCGACCAGGTGGGCCGCGTCCGCGATCTCGTCGTCATGCTGCGGGTACGGCGGCGGCCGCCGCGGGTGCTCGGACTCGTCGTCGAACTGTCCACGCGGCGCCGGATCTTCCTGCCCATGACCCGGGTGACCGGCATCGAGTCCGGCCAGGTCATCACCACCGGCGTGCTGAACGTGCGCCGCTTCGAGCAGCGGCCCACCGAACGTCTCGTCTTCGGTGAGCTCCTCGACCGGCGCGTCACGCTCGTCGAGACCGGCGAGGAGGTCAGCGTCCTGGACGTGTCGGTGCAGCACCTGCCGGCCCGCCGGGACTGGGAGATCGACCGGGTCTTCGTGCGCAAGGGCAAGAAGGCGAGCACCTTCCGGCGGGCGAAGGGCGAGACGCTGACCGTCGAGTGGTCGGCCGTCACCGGGTTCTCCCTGGAGGAGCACGGACAGGGCGCGGAGAGCCTCCTCGCCACCTTCGAGCAGTTGCGCCCCGCCGACCTCGCCAACGTCCTGCACCACCTGTCGCCGAAGCGGCGCGCCGAGGTCGCCGCCGCGCTCGACGACGACCGGCTCGCCGACGTCCTGGAGGAACTCCCCGAGGACGACCAGATCGAGATCCTCGGCAAGCTGAAGGAGGAGCGCGCGGCGGACGTCCTGGAGGCCATGGACCCCGACGACGCGGCCGACCTGCTCTCCGAGCTGCCCGAGCAGGACCAGGAGCGGCTGCTGAGCCTGATGCAGCCCGACGACGCGGCCGACATGCGCCGTCTGATGTCGTACGAGGAGCACACAGCGGGCGGTCTGATGACCACCGAGCCGATCGTGCTGCGTCCCGACGCCACCGTCGCCGACGCCCTGGCCCGGGTGCGCAACCGCGACCTCTCCCCCGCCCTCGCCGCCCAGGTCTACGTGTGCCGGCCGCCCGACGAGACACCGACCGGCAAGTACCTGGGCACGGTCCACTTCCAGCGGCTGCTGCGCGACCCCCCGTACACGCTGGTCAGCTCGATGATCGACGAGGACCTCCAGTCCCTGGCGCCCGACGCGGCCCTGCCGGTCGTCGCCGGGTTCTTCGCGACGTACGACATGGTCGCGGCGCCCGTCGTCGACGAGGCGGGCTCGCTGCTGGGCGCGGTGACCGTGGACGACGTCCTGGACCACATGCTGCCGGAGGACTGGCGCGAGACGGAGTTCCACCTCGACGAGGGCACCGCCGAGGAGGTCGGTCCGCATGGCTCCTGAGCGCGAGACGGCGCGCGGCGAGCGCACCCCGGCCGGCGCGACCGCGACGAGCCGCCCCCGGGCCCGCCTGGACCAGCCCAGGCCGCCCCGGCACCGGATCCTGCCCGAATGGGACCCGGAGGCCTTCGGGCGGCTGTCGGAGCGCATCGCGCGCTTCCTCGGCACCGGGCGGTTCATCGTCTGGATGACGGTCGTCATCATCGTCTGGGTCCTGTGGAACGTGTTCGCCCCGCGCGACCTGCGCTTCGACAACTACCCCTTCATCTTCCTGACCCTGATGCTCTCGCTCCAGGCCTCCTACGCGGCCCCGCTGATCCTGCTCGCGCAGAACCGGCAGGACGACCGCGACCGGGTCAACCTGGAGCAGGACCGCAAGCAGAACGAGCGGTCCATCGCCGACACCGAGTACCTGACGCGGGAGGTCGCCGCCCTGCGGATCGGTCTGGGCGAGGTCGCCACCCGGGACTGGATCCGCTCCGAGCTCCAGGACATGGTCAAGGAGCTCGAGGAGCGGCGGGACGGGCACCGCGAACATGCCGTATTCCCGGCAGAACGGCCGCGGGGACGTGACGTAGACGACCGGTGACGGGCTTACCGGCGCCGACACAGGTCGCCGTACCATCGTCCCTATGGCTAGCGAAGACGCGGTGCGCGAGGCACTGGCGACGGTGAACGACCCCGAGATCAACCGGCCCATCACGGAACTCGGGATGGTCAAGTCGGTGGAGATCGGCGCGGACGGGGCGGTCGCGGTCACCGTGTACCTGACGGTCTCCGGCTGCCCCATGCGCGAGACGATCACGCAGCGCGTGACGGACGCGGTCTCGGGGGTGGACGGCGTCACCCGCGTCGACGTCACCCTCGACGTCATGAGCGACGAGCAGCGCAAGGAGCTCGCCAACGCGCTGCGCGGCGGCCAGACCGAGCGCGAGGTCCCGTTCGCCAAGCCGGGCTCGCTGACCCGGGTGTACGCGGTCGCGTCCGGCAAGGGCGGCGTCGGCAAGTCGTCGGTGACGGTGAACCTGGCGGCGGCGATGGCGGCCGACGGTCTGAAGGTGGGCGTGGTCGACGCCGACATCTACGGCCACAGCGTGCCGCGGATGCTGGGCGCGGAGGGCCGTCCGACCCAGGTCGAGAACATGATCATGCCGCCGTCCGCGAACGGCGTGAAGGTCATCTCCATCGGCATGTTCACCCCGGGCAACGCGCCGGTCGTCTGGCGCGGGCCGATGCTGCACCGCGCGCTCCAGCAGTTCCTGGCGGACGTGTACTGGGGCGACCTGGACGTGCTGCTGCTCGACCTCCCGCCGGGCACCGGCGACATCGCGATCTCGGTGGCCCAACTGGTACCGAACGCCGAGATCCTGGTCGTGACGACCCCTCAGCAGGCGGCGGCCGAGGTCGCCGAGCGGGCCGGCTCCATCGCCGTCCAGACCCACCAGAAGATCGTCGGCGTGGTGGAGAACATGTCCGGCCTGCCCTGTCCGCACTGCGGAGAGATGGTCGACGTCTTCGGCACGGGCGGCGGCCAGTCGGTGGCGGAGGGCCTCACCCGGACCACCGGCGCCACCGTCCCGGTGCTCGGCTCGATCCCGATCGACGTCCGGCTGCGCGAGGGCGGCGACGAGGGCAGGCCGGTCGTCCTGACCGACCCGCAGTCCCCGGCCGGCTCCGCCCTGC is from Streptomyces asoensis and encodes:
- a CDS encoding magnesium transporter MgtE N-terminal domain-containing protein encodes the protein MAAGAPRIFVSHLSGVPVFDPSGDQVGRVRDLVVMLRVRRRPPRVLGLVVELSTRRRIFLPMTRVTGIESGQVITTGVLNVRRFEQRPTERLVFGELLDRRVTLVETGEEVSVLDVSVQHLPARRDWEIDRVFVRKGKKASTFRRAKGETLTVEWSAVTGFSLEEHGQGAESLLATFEQLRPADLANVLHHLSPKRRAEVAAALDDDRLADVLEELPEDDQIEILGKLKEERAADVLEAMDPDDAADLLSELPEQDQERLLSLMQPDDAADMRRLMSYEEHTAGGLMTTEPIVLRPDATVADALARVRNRDLSPALAAQVYVCRPPDETPTGKYLGTVHFQRLLRDPPYTLVSSMIDEDLQSLAPDAALPVVAGFFATYDMVAAPVVDEAGSLLGAVTVDDVLDHMLPEDWRETEFHLDEGTAEEVGPHGS
- a CDS encoding DUF1003 domain-containing protein — translated: MAPERETARGERTPAGATATSRPRARLDQPRPPRHRILPEWDPEAFGRLSERIARFLGTGRFIVWMTVVIIVWVLWNVFAPRDLRFDNYPFIFLTLMLSLQASYAAPLILLAQNRQDDRDRVNLEQDRKQNERSIADTEYLTREVAALRIGLGEVATRDWIRSELQDMVKELEERRDGHREHAVFPAERPRGRDVDDR
- a CDS encoding Mrp/NBP35 family ATP-binding protein, with translation MASEDAVREALATVNDPEINRPITELGMVKSVEIGADGAVAVTVYLTVSGCPMRETITQRVTDAVSGVDGVTRVDVTLDVMSDEQRKELANALRGGQTEREVPFAKPGSLTRVYAVASGKGGVGKSSVTVNLAAAMAADGLKVGVVDADIYGHSVPRMLGAEGRPTQVENMIMPPSANGVKVISIGMFTPGNAPVVWRGPMLHRALQQFLADVYWGDLDVLLLDLPPGTGDIAISVAQLVPNAEILVVTTPQQAAAEVAERAGSIAVQTHQKIVGVVENMSGLPCPHCGEMVDVFGTGGGQSVAEGLTRTTGATVPVLGSIPIDVRLREGGDEGRPVVLTDPQSPAGSALRAIAGKLGGRQRGLSGLSLGITPRNKF